GGGTATCGGCTCAATACCATCCTATTAACTAGAGGTTTTGTGCTTCTGTATGGTGTTATTGTGCTAAGAATAATAGTGGGTAAACTCCAGTTGTTTAAAACTGTACATGTCTGGTGCGAGTTGAATGCTGGTGTTTGAGCTGTGTTCGAAAGCATCAGGGTGTTGTTGATGGATCATCTGAGTGAATTTGCTCCTCTTcattttgttctgttttggTGGGAATTGGTTAAAACCTTTGCTCGAGGCAACAGAATAGTTACAAATCCGGCAATGCTTATCCACGTTGTCCATGCTTGGAGCATTGAAGAACTACTTTACTGATTATGCTCCCTGGAAGCTACCATTTACAAACTGTAGCAGCGCTGCTTGAATTACGCGTGCATCCTGGACGGGGGCTGCTTAATGGTCATGTTTATAATGGTACTCTGTAATTGGTTTGCTTATTTGCTTATCTGATGTGCTGTGCATAATAAAGCAAAGCACTCGGTAAGAAGCTGCACTAATTTCTCAGTCCAGATGACCTGCCATGGGGTAAAAACTGCTCTTATGCATACTACCAAAACAGATTATAGAACAGCTGATGCTTCTTTTCCGTGGATGTTGTGAACATTAGTTGTAGACTTGTAGTGAACTAGTACCATATTGAGGGAATTGAACAATACTACCTGCCGTGCAGAAGTTTTGTGCAtcattgcaatttgcaaactAATATATGAAACGTATGTTCAAAATCACAATAGAACTACATGTAATGTACAGCTGGATCATGTATGAATCATTCAGGCCAGGTCACTGAATTCTTTGAAACCAtgcacttgtttttttttttaaaaaaatagctGGAGAGCTGCTATTACATTAAGAGAAAAAACAGCCCCAACAAGGAACAACAATGCTGGAAGGTATTACAAATCATGGACTTGTGGTTGTGTCCTTAGGCTCGATGTCGATGAGGAGGCCTTGGGCTGGGGATGGCAGCGGATACCTGGAGAAGCTGCCATCACAGCCATCGGCGAGCTTCCACCTGAACCCGGTGATGATGTAGTGCATGGCCACCAGCGCCTCGACCCTTGCAAACTCGTTCCCAGGGCACAcacgcccaccgccgccgaatGCCACAAAGCTGTATGGTGGCAGAGGGCTCTCGAACCTCGTCGGGTCGAACCTGCCGGGGTCCGGGAAGATGGCCGGGTCCCACTGTGTGAGGTTCATCGCTGTCATCACCTGCCACCCCTTTGGTATTAAGTGGCCATTGAACTCCACATCTTCAACCACCCTCTTGAAGTTGCCGAATATCGGAGGGACCATGCGGAGTGTCTCCATGGCTGCTGCCCATGTGTACCTCATCTTGCCAAGGTCATCCCACGACAGAGCTTCACCCCGAGCCTTGCTCCTAGCGACCTCTTCTTGCTCGGCAATGACTTTGGCGTAGGCATCCTTGTTACTGTCGAGGTGGCGGATAAGGAAGGTGAGGAGGGTGGCAGTGGTGTCATGTGCCGCCAGTatcatgaacatgatgttGTCGATGATGTCGTCATCGGCCATGCCCTCAGCGAGCATGTGGGTCATTAGGTCGTTGGACGAAGAGCTCTCTCCGCGCTCTAGCTTGCGGCGCTTCTCGTCAATGATCTTTGCGACAGTGTGCCGCCCACGCTGGCTGGCAGCGAGGCACTTGCGGAAGGTGGTGAAGGGTAGGTTCACCGGGATGGACCATACGCCCCTCACCAGTTGTTGGAACTCCATCGACAGATCCCGCCTCATAGCGGCGTGTGCTCCCCTGTCGAGCCCAAAGATAACGGTACACATGATGTCGAAAGTGAGTGTCTTCATTGACGGCATCACCGCGATGGTAGCGTGCCCATGCCAGTTGGCGCTGAGGTGATGCCGAACCTCATCGTCGATGGCGCCAACGTAGCCCCTAACAACGTCTAGCTTGAGGAACTGGACGAACATAGCCCTGACGTGGCGGTGGTTATTGCCGGTGAGCTCCCGGATGTTTCGCCTGCCGACCATGCGGTTCATGGCTGTCGTGGTCTTGGCAGTGAGCCCGGCGCTGGAAAAGAGGAACTTGTTGGCAGAGGGTCCGACGATTAAGGCTGTCCGGACACCGAAGAAGGAGAACCTTGACACGGGGCCATACACGGCAGCCCACTGCCGGAGCCATGCCTCACCGGTGTTGCCGCGGAGGGCGCTCAGGAAGCTCAGCGTCTGGCCAATAACGGGCAGACCGAAAGAGCCTGGGGGCAGCTGCTGGTGCCGACGATCATCTGGAGGTGAGCTCCTGTGCTTTCTCAGGACCAAGAAGAAGGAAGCAAGGAATAATGCCACAAGAGGCGCCAACACAGAAGCATCcatctccatcttcttctttccacCTACAGAGCTCAAGTATCTCGATCTGCAATGGCTGCTATTAATAGACCGGCTCCACTTGGAAGCTAAGTTGATGAAACCATAGCTATGCCCAAGCTTGATTTCTTGATTGGCCGGTCCTCATTTGATTATTCAGGCTGGAATTCTTAGAGGGAATCATGCTGCTATGGATTCCATGGGGCCATGGCAGAGTAGGACAAATTTGGAAGGTACTCCGTAGAAGCAACAAATTGAAGAAAGAGTAGTGCTCTAATTActtaaagaaaacaaaatgttgCCTTCAGTGCGTGTCATGCGCGCACGTCAAACAACCAGTGCAATAACTTAAATATTCAGAGACTAAGTTTgacattattatttttccattGAAGGATGAATTTGTAAACATgggttcatgcatgcatgttctttTTGTTCTGAACCTCCATGAATTGGTTGTGTCTAGGGACCCAGAGTCTTGCTCTAAGGGCCCAGGGAACAGGCGATTTCGCCCTCGTTAACAAATCTCAGTGTAAACAGGCCCACGATTAGAGCTGCGACTTTGTGACTGTCAGGTCCTCTACCCACGATGTATGTAGTGGACAGTCTGCATGGATATTACTACTGTTAGTCTCTTCTGATTATCACATTCACAAGTCACAGGGAAGTTGAACTATGCCTTCCGAAATGCAATCATTGGTGCTGTTGAAGCCGATCGATCAATCTTACAGCTGAATGCATGATGGATCAACTTATCTTGATCATTCAGGTGGTCGTCTAAGGTTACTGAAATCATTCTGTGATATGATGCATGATTCAACCCCAGATTGGTTCGATGTCGATGAGGAGGCCCTGAGCCGGGGATGGCATCGGGTACCTGGAGAAGCTGCCgtcgcagccggcggcgagcttccACCTGAACCCGGTGACAATGTAGTGCATGGCCACCAGCGCCTCCACCCTCGCAAACTCGTTCCCGGGACAGACCCTTGCACCGCCACCGAATGCCACAAAGCTGTAGGGTGGTAAAGGGCTCTCGAACCTTGTTGGGTCCAACTTGTCGGGGTCCGGGAAGATGGCCGGGTCCCACTGCGTAAGGTTCACCGCCGACATCACTTGCCACCCCTTGGGTATCAAATGGCCATTGAACTCCACGTCGTCGACCACCCTCCTGGTGTTGCTGAACACCGGCGGAACCAATCGGAGCGTCTCCATTGCCACCGCCCATGTGTACCTCATCTTGCCGAGGTCGTCCCACGTCAGTGATTCCCCCGGAGCCTTGCTCCTAGCGACCTCTTCTTGCTCGGCGACGACTCTAGTGTAGACGTCCCTGTTGTTGTCGAGGTGGCGGATGAGGAAGGTGAGGAGGATGGCGGTGGTGTCGTGTGCCGCCAACATCATGAATATGACATTGTCGATGATGTCTTCATCGGCAACACCCTCAGAGAGCATGTGGGTCATCAGGTCGTCGGACGGGGAGATCTCCCCTCGTTCCAGCTTGGCACGCTTTTCCTCCATGATCCTCGCAACAGTTTGCCGCCcacggcggctggcggcgaggCACTTGCGGAAGGTGGTGAAGGGCAGGTTCAACGGGACGGACAAAGTGCCCCTCACCAGCTGCTGGAACTCCACCGACAGCTTTTGCCTCACGGCGGCGTGTGCTCCCCTGTCGAGCCCAAAGATGGCGGTGCACATGATGTCGAAAGTGAGCGACTTCATCGACGGCATCACCGCGACGGTGGCATGCCCCCGCCACTCGGTGCTAAGGTGGTGCCGGACCTCATCGTCGATGCTGGCGACGTAGCCCCTAACGGCGTCCAGCTTGAGGAATTTGACGAACATGGCCCTGACGCGCCGGTGGTCGGAGCCGGTGAGCTCCCGGATGTTCCGCTTGCCAACCATTCGGTTCGCTGCCATTGTGGTCTTGGCGGTGAGCCCAGggctggagaagaagaacttgTTGGCGGAGGGGCCGACGATTAAGACCGTTGGAACGCCGAGGAAGGAGAACCTCGACACGGGGCCATGCGTGGCGGCCCGCTGCCGGAGCCATGCCTCGGCGGTGTTGCTGCGGAGGGCGTTCAAGAAGCCCAGCGTCTGGCCGATGACGGGCAGACCCAAGGAGCCCGGAggcagctgctgccgccggtgaTCTTCTCTCGCTGAGCTCCTCTGCTTGctcagcaagaagattgaagCAAGGATTAACGCCGCCAGAGCTGCCAACACAGAAGCATCCATCTTCTTTCCACTTAAAGAGCTTAGTTAGCACGATCTCCAATGGCTGCTTTTAATAGATGGGTTTCACTCGAAGGTTGGTGAGATCAAAAGCTAAACCCAAGCTTGATTTCTTGATTGGCCGGCCTTGATTTGATTATTCAAGGCTGAAATTATTAGAGAGAATAGTTCTACCAAAGATCCCATGGCAGGGTAGGACAAAATGAGATCGATAAATTAAAGAAACCACTAGTGCGCTAaattaaagaaaacaaaatgatgaCTTTCGGTACCTCTCCACTCCATGTCAAGCACCTGAGAGTCCATCGCTTGCTCCGAGCCTGATTGCTATCGAATAAACGTTCGTTTctcaaaaaacaacaacaacaaaaacagcgcaaaaaaaaaaaacaacaacaacaaaaacactGGCCCAGTGACTTAAATTCAGACAATAATTTCTTATTTCTAGATTTGTTGTTTCATGAGAAGATGAATCTGCAGTATATGGGTTCATGTCTGTTCTTCAAAGACCAACAGTTGGCCTGAATGTCACATAAAAACACCAGCTGAACATCTCCTGTATATGTTGCAGCTGAACCTCTGAATCCATGATTCAGTCCAGGTTCAGGTTACTACGTAGTAGAATCACTCTATGATTCGACCCATGATTATTCACTTGAGCTGTGAATTGTTGATGGGTTCGATGTCGATGAGGAGTCCCTGCGCCGGTGACGGCAGCGGGAACCTGGAGAAGCTCCCatcgcagccggcggcgagcttccACCGGAACCCGGTGACGATGTAGTGCATGGCCACCAGCGTCTCCACCCTCGCGAACTCGTTCCCGGGGCAGAtcctaccgccgccgccgaacgCCACGAAGCTGTACGGCGGCACGGTGGCGGCCTCGCCGAACCTCGCCGGGTCGAACCTGCCGGGGTCGGGGAAGATGGCCGGGTCCCACTGCGTCAGGTTCATCACCGACATCACCTGCCATCCCTCCGGGATCACCCGCCCCTCGAACTCCACGTCTCGCACCGCCTTCTTCATCGTCACGAACACCGGCGGCACCAGCCGCAGCGTCTCCATTGCCGCCGCCCACGTGTACCTCATCTTGCCCAGGTCCTCCCACGTCAGAgcttcttctccgtctccggcaGCTCTCTTGGCCACGGCGATGGCCTGCTGCTCGGCGGCGACCTTGGCGTACGCTTCCGGGTTGCCATGGAGGTGGCGGATGAGGAAGGTGAGGAGCAGCGCCGTGGTGTCGTGCGCCGCCACCATGCTGAACATGACGTTGTCGATGAtctcctcgtcgtcggtgcCCTCGGCGAGCATGTGGGTGATCAGGTCGTCGCCCGGTGAGCTCTCCCCACGCTGCAGCCGCCTGCGCTTCTCCTCGATGATGCCGGCGATcaggcgccgcccgcgccgtgccgcgccgagGCACCGCCGGAACGTCGTGAACGGGAGGTTCACCGGCACCGCCCAGATGCCCCTCACCAGCTCCACGAACTCCACGGCGAGGTCCCGCCGCGCCGTGTCGCCGGCGTCGAGGCCGAAGATGACTGTGCACATGATGTCGAAGGTGAGCGACTTCATGGACGGCAGCACGGCGACGTTTGCGTGCCCCTGCCAGCGGTcccggaggtggcggcggaccTCGGAGTCCATGGTGGCGACGTAGCCCCTGACGACGTCGAGCTTGAGGAAGGTGACCATCATGGCCCTGACGCGGCGGTGGTCGGCGCCGTCCAGGTCGCGGATGTTGCGGCCGCCGATCATGCGGCGGAAGGAGTTGGTGGCCATAGCGGTGAGGCCGGAGCTGGAGAAGACGAACTTGTTGGCGGCTGGGCCGACGAGCAAGGCCGTCGGGACGCCCAGGAAGGAGAATCTGGATACCGGGCCGTACAGGCCGGCCCACCGCCGGAGCCATGCCTCGCCCGTGTTGCCCCGGAGCGCGCGCAGGAAGCCCAGCGTCTGGCCCACCACCGGCAGCCCGAACGAGCCCGGAGGCAGCCGCCGATCGCCGGAGCTCGTGATCTTGATCAGCTTCTTGAACACCAATAACAAGATGCTGATGGAAGCTACGATTACGGCCGCCCACACGGAAGCATCCatttccatcttcttctttttcttctttagaGTTGCAGAGCTCGGTTAGCTCGTCTCGATCTGCAATGGAGTGGTTGGTTCTTGGTCAGAAGGAGACCACTATGCAAGTTGATGATCATAATAATCGAGGCTTGAATTTCTTAATACACAGGCAGAGTACTTCATTTGATTATTCAAGGTTGGGATTAATTAGTGCAGGGAATCATGCTGCCGTGGATTCCACTGGAGCAAAGGACAAGTTGAGCTGATCTAAGCAACAAAACAAGATAGCATTAGATAGTGCACTAAAGAAAACATAATGTTAACTTCATCCTGTCAGATATGTAGTGGCGCTAGTTTTAATTCAGACACTAATCTGCGCATTCTTCCATGCTTTGTTTATTCAGACACGATCGAGTTGAACATCCTTAGAAAAATATAAACCAGAGGCAGGCAGGTCTCAGGTCTGGATATGAATTTCGGTGAACAAGAGATAGTCGGGTACTCGGGTAATAGTGGGTGGGCTGAAACGCTGGTGTTAACATTCTCATGGGCTTAAGGCGGCAGATGTGTTGTTTAAAATTAATATATCTCTTGATGAAAACCAGAGGTACTTTTCAATCCTTTCCTTTCGTGTTAACAGCCAACAAAATATACCTGCGTTGGCAACCTGAAAAATTCAGTGTCAGTGCAAAAAATCGCACAAAAAGGAAAGGGTTCCATCAATAGATATTTTGTTGGCTGACATTTCTTGGATGGCATCTGCACCAGAAGATGCACACTCCTCGTACGACTGAATAGAACAGGTCATTCGCAGGTAAACCTACAAAAACGTTGTGTGTCAAATAAGTCGAAAGCAGATTTTGTCCACCCGAGTCAATCCACACCAATGGAAGTTGAGATattttaagaagaaaaaaatatcatgaACTCATGATCTCCT
This is a stretch of genomic DNA from Brachypodium distachyon strain Bd21 chromosome 1, Brachypodium_distachyon_v3.0, whole genome shotgun sequence. It encodes these proteins:
- the LOC100838146 gene encoding cytochrome P450 716B1; the encoded protein is MDASVLAPLVALFLASFFLVLRKHRSSPPDDRRHQQLPPGSFGLPVIGQTLSFLSALRGNTGEAWLRQWAAVYGPVSRFSFFGVRTALIVGPSANKFLFSSAGLTAKTTTAMNRMVGRRNIRELTGNNHRHVRAMFVQFLKLDVVRGYVGAIDDEVRHHLSANWHGHATIAVMPSMKTLTFDIMCTVIFGLDRGAHAAMRRDLSMEFQQLVRGVWSIPVNLPFTTFRKCLAASQRGRHTVAKIIDEKRRKLERGESSSSNDLMTHMLAEGMADDDIIDNIMFMILAAHDTTATLLTFLIRHLDSNKDAYAKVIAEQEEVARSKARGEALSWDDLGKMRYTWAAAMETLRMVPPIFGNFKRVVEDVEFNGHLIPKGWQVMTAMNLTQWDPAIFPDPGRFDPTRFESPLPPYSFVAFGGGGRVCPGNEFARVEALVAMHYIITGFRWKLADGCDGSFSRYPLPSPAQGLLIDIEPKDTTTSP
- the LOC100838753 gene encoding cytochrome P450 716B1, translated to MEMDASVWAAVIVASISILLLVFKKLIKITSSGDRRLPPGSFGLPVVGQTLGFLRALRGNTGEAWLRRWAGLYGPVSRFSFLGVPTALLVGPAANKFVFSSSGLTAMATNSFRRMIGGRNIRDLDGADHRRVRAMMVTFLKLDVVRGYVATMDSEVRRHLRDRWQGHANVAVLPSMKSLTFDIMCTVIFGLDAGDTARRDLAVEFVELVRGIWAVPVNLPFTTFRRCLGAARRGRRLIAGIIEEKRRRLQRGESSPGDDLITHMLAEGTDDEEIIDNVMFSMVAAHDTTALLLTFLIRHLHGNPEAYAKVAAEQQAIAVAKRAAGDGEEALTWEDLGKMRYTWAAAMETLRLVPPVFVTMKKAVRDVEFEGRVIPEGWQVMSVMNLTQWDPAIFPDPGRFDPARFGEAATVPPYSFVAFGGGGRICPGNEFARVETLVAMHYIVTGFRWKLAAGCDGSFSRFPLPSPAQGLLIDIEPINNSQLK
- the LOC100838440 gene encoding cytochrome P450 716B1 encodes the protein MDASVLAALAALILASIFLLSKQRSSAREDHRRQQLPPGSLGLPVIGQTLGFLNALRSNTAEAWLRQRAATHGPVSRFSFLGVPTVLIVGPSANKFFFSSPGLTAKTTMAANRMVGKRNIRELTGSDHRRVRAMFVKFLKLDAVRGYVASIDDEVRHHLSTEWRGHATVAVMPSMKSLTFDIMCTAIFGLDRGAHAAVRQKLSVEFQQLVRGTLSVPLNLPFTTFRKCLAASRRGRQTVARIMEEKRAKLERGEISPSDDLMTHMLSEGVADEDIIDNVIFMMLAAHDTTAILLTFLIRHLDNNRDVYTRVVAEQEEVARSKAPGESLTWDDLGKMRYTWAVAMETLRLVPPVFSNTRRVVDDVEFNGHLIPKGWQVMSAVNLTQWDPAIFPDPDKLDPTRFESPLPPYSFVAFGGGARVCPGNEFARVEALVAMHYIVTGFRWKLAAGCDGSFSRYPMPSPAQGLLIDIEPIWG